From Mycolicibacterium nivoides, a single genomic window includes:
- a CDS encoding ferredoxin, translating into MRVEVDRDRCEGNAVCVGIAPDLFDLDDDDYAVVKSDPVPADQEDLAEQSIAECPRAALIRKD; encoded by the coding sequence ATGCGAGTTGAAGTGGACCGTGATCGCTGCGAAGGCAATGCGGTGTGCGTGGGTATTGCCCCCGATTTGTTCGATCTTGATGACGACGACTATGCCGTGGTCAAGTCCGATCCGGTGCCTGCCGACCAGGAGGATCTGGCCGAGCAGTCCATCGCCGAATGCCCCCGGGCAGCCCTGATCCGAAAAGACTAG
- a CDS encoding acyl-CoA dehydrogenase family protein — translation MRIGYTPEQEELRRELRAYFSKLMTPERVEALSSSEGEMGRGNVYRETVAQMGKDGWLTLSWPKEYGGQARPPMDGLIFTDEAAIAGAPVPFLTINSVAPTIMHFGTEEQKKFFLPKIAAGELHFAIGYSEPGAGTDLAALRTTAVRDGDDYVVNGQKMWTSLIAYADYVWLAVRTNPEAKKHRGISMLIMPTTAEGFSWTPVHTMSGVDTSATYYQDVRIPVTNLVGEENAGWKLVTNQLNHERVALVSSQPIYVALDGVREWAQNTKDVHGKRVIDSEWVQLNLARVHAKAEVLKLINWELSSGTEAPSPADASAAKVYGTELATEAYRLLMEVLGTSATLRPDSKGALLRGRIERFHRSALILTFGGGTNEIQRDIIGMVALGLPRVNR, via the coding sequence ATGCGGATCGGTTACACCCCCGAGCAGGAGGAGCTGCGCCGCGAGTTGCGCGCATACTTCTCCAAGTTGATGACGCCGGAGCGCGTTGAGGCACTCAGCTCGTCAGAGGGCGAGATGGGACGCGGCAACGTCTATCGCGAGACCGTCGCACAGATGGGCAAGGACGGCTGGCTCACGCTGAGCTGGCCCAAGGAGTACGGCGGGCAGGCCCGGCCGCCGATGGACGGGCTGATCTTCACCGACGAGGCCGCGATCGCCGGCGCCCCGGTGCCGTTCCTGACCATCAACAGTGTCGCGCCGACGATCATGCACTTCGGCACCGAGGAACAGAAGAAGTTCTTCCTGCCCAAGATCGCCGCGGGCGAGCTGCACTTCGCCATCGGCTATTCGGAGCCGGGCGCGGGCACCGACCTGGCGGCACTGCGGACCACCGCGGTACGCGACGGCGATGACTACGTGGTCAACGGCCAGAAGATGTGGACCAGCCTGATCGCCTACGCCGACTACGTGTGGCTGGCCGTGCGCACCAACCCCGAGGCCAAGAAACACCGCGGCATCTCGATGCTGATCATGCCGACGACCGCCGAGGGCTTCTCCTGGACGCCGGTGCACACCATGTCCGGCGTGGACACCAGCGCCACCTACTACCAGGACGTTCGCATCCCGGTCACCAACCTGGTCGGCGAGGAGAATGCCGGCTGGAAGCTCGTGACCAACCAGCTCAACCACGAGCGCGTCGCGCTGGTGTCGTCGCAGCCGATCTACGTCGCGCTGGACGGGGTCCGCGAGTGGGCCCAGAACACCAAGGACGTACACGGCAAGCGGGTCATCGACTCCGAGTGGGTTCAGCTCAACCTGGCCCGCGTGCACGCCAAGGCCGAGGTGCTCAAGCTGATCAACTGGGAACTGTCTTCGGGCACCGAGGCCCCGTCTCCCGCGGATGCGTCGGCAGCCAAGGTGTACGGCACCGAGCTGGCCACCGAGGCCTACCGCTTGCTGATGGAGGTGCTGGGCACCTCGGCGACGCTTCGCCCGGACAGCAAGGGCGCGCTGCTGCGTGGCCGCATCGAGCGGTTCCACCGGTCGGCGCTGATCCTGACCTTCGGCGGCGGCACCAACGAGATTCAGCGCGACATCATCGGCATGGTCGCGCTCGGCCTGCCCCGAGTGAACCGGTAA
- a CDS encoding acyl-CoA dehydrogenase family protein, translating to MDFKTTEAAIDLGGLVRTITESVCTPERQRELDGLEQRFDADLWTKLAEADVLSAAAPESVGGGGFGVLEQVAVLTALGRQLAAVPYLDSVVLGAGALAAFGSEELRTEWAQPAVAGDKILAVALDGEMGQGPVQAQTDGSGYRLTGTRTQVNYGPVADAFLVPAEIDSGVGVFLVAKDDPGVTVSALSTTGKGSVAHLELQGTTVDAARLVGGAEVVRWLTTYSALGHSAFQFGVLERALELTSEYAREREQFDRPIGSFQAVSSRLADGYIDIQGLRLTLTQAAWRLSEDLPADIDVASAAFWAAEAGHRVAHTTVHVHGGVGIDMDHPVHRYFLAAKQTEFGVGGATGQLLRIGRELADTPV from the coding sequence ATGGATTTCAAGACGACCGAAGCCGCCATCGATCTGGGCGGCCTGGTACGCACGATCACCGAATCGGTGTGCACCCCGGAACGCCAGCGTGAGCTCGACGGGCTGGAGCAGCGTTTCGACGCCGATCTGTGGACCAAACTGGCCGAAGCCGACGTCCTGTCGGCCGCGGCACCGGAATCGGTGGGCGGCGGTGGATTCGGCGTGCTCGAGCAGGTCGCTGTCCTGACCGCGCTGGGCCGACAGCTGGCCGCCGTGCCGTACCTGGACTCCGTGGTGCTGGGTGCCGGAGCGCTGGCCGCGTTCGGATCCGAGGAGCTGCGCACCGAGTGGGCCCAGCCCGCGGTGGCCGGCGACAAGATCCTCGCCGTGGCCCTGGACGGCGAAATGGGCCAGGGGCCGGTTCAGGCTCAGACCGACGGTTCGGGCTACCGGCTCACCGGCACCCGCACCCAGGTGAACTACGGGCCGGTGGCCGACGCGTTCCTGGTTCCGGCCGAAATCGATTCCGGGGTCGGCGTTTTCCTGGTCGCCAAGGATGATCCAGGTGTCACCGTCTCTGCGCTGAGCACCACCGGCAAGGGCAGCGTCGCCCATCTGGAACTGCAGGGCACCACGGTGGACGCCGCCCGCCTCGTCGGCGGTGCGGAGGTCGTGCGGTGGCTCACCACATACTCGGCGTTGGGCCACAGCGCCTTCCAGTTCGGTGTGCTGGAGCGGGCGCTGGAACTGACGTCCGAGTACGCCCGTGAGCGCGAACAGTTCGACCGGCCGATCGGCAGCTTCCAGGCTGTCTCGTCACGCCTCGCTGACGGCTACATCGACATCCAGGGCCTGCGTCTGACGCTGACCCAGGCCGCCTGGCGACTGTCGGAGGATCTGCCCGCCGACATCGATGTCGCCAGCGCGGCGTTCTGGGCCGCCGAGGCCGGCCATCGTGTCGCGCACACCACGGTGCACGTGCACGGCGGTGTCGGCATCGACATGGACCACCCGGTGCACCGGTACTTCCTGGCCGCCAAGCAGACCGAGTTCGGCGTCGGTGGGGCGACAGGGCAGCTGCTGCGCATCGGCCGCGAACTCGCGGACACACCGGTCTAG
- the fadD17 gene encoding long-chain-fatty-acid--CoA ligase FadD17, with amino-acid sequence MGGPTAEPTVTELLVPLAEVTDRGLYQEDSFVSWADHIAAGAQLAAALRARLDPSKPPHIGALLGNTTFFSSLLVAAGLSGLVPVGLNQTRRGEALARDIAKADCQLVLADNPDAVPPGVDFIDVESADWAAELASYLDTPVTFADLSADDLFMLIFTSGTSGDPKAVRVTHDKVAFPGRMLADRFGLGPDDTVYLSMPLFHSNAIMAGWAVAAAAGASIALRRKFSASGFMPDIRRFGATYANYVGKPLSYILATEPAPDDADNPLRFLYGNEGAPRDLGRFAERFGVTVVDGFGSSEGGVAIARTPDTPEDALGPLTDQVAIVDVDTGEPCPPGVVGELVNPTGAGWFRGYYNDPEAEADRMTGGVYHTGDLAYLDENGYAHFAGRLGDWMRVDGENLGTAPIERILLRHPDVAEVAVYPIPDPDVGDQVMAALVLTAGKPFDIDSFGKFLHEQPDLGPKQWPSYVRVGTGLPRTETFKVIKRQLSAEGTECADPVWSIPR; translated from the coding sequence ATGGGGGGTCCAACCGCCGAGCCGACGGTCACCGAGCTGCTGGTCCCGCTGGCCGAGGTCACCGACCGTGGCCTCTACCAAGAGGATTCGTTCGTCAGCTGGGCCGACCACATCGCCGCCGGCGCGCAACTGGCCGCGGCGCTGCGGGCGCGGTTGGACCCCTCGAAACCCCCGCACATCGGGGCACTCCTCGGCAACACCACATTTTTCTCCAGCCTGCTGGTGGCCGCGGGCCTGAGCGGGCTGGTGCCCGTCGGGCTCAACCAGACCCGCCGCGGTGAGGCGCTGGCCCGCGATATCGCCAAGGCCGACTGCCAGCTGGTGCTGGCCGACAATCCCGACGCGGTACCCCCCGGAGTGGATTTCATCGATGTCGAATCTGCCGACTGGGCTGCCGAACTCGCGTCGTATCTGGACACTCCGGTGACGTTCGCCGATCTGTCGGCCGACGACCTGTTCATGCTCATCTTCACCTCGGGAACCAGTGGCGATCCCAAGGCCGTGCGGGTCACCCACGACAAGGTGGCGTTTCCGGGCCGGATGCTGGCCGACCGCTTCGGGCTGGGTCCGGACGACACCGTGTACCTGTCGATGCCGCTGTTCCACTCCAACGCGATCATGGCCGGCTGGGCCGTCGCCGCGGCGGCCGGTGCGTCGATCGCGTTGCGCCGCAAGTTCTCCGCCTCCGGTTTCATGCCCGACATCCGCCGCTTCGGCGCCACCTACGCCAACTACGTCGGCAAGCCGCTGTCTTACATCCTGGCCACCGAACCTGCGCCCGACGATGCCGACAATCCGCTGCGGTTCCTCTACGGCAACGAGGGGGCGCCGCGCGATCTGGGCCGGTTCGCCGAGCGGTTCGGGGTGACGGTGGTCGACGGATTCGGTTCCAGCGAAGGCGGTGTGGCGATCGCCCGCACTCCCGACACCCCCGAAGATGCCCTCGGCCCGCTCACCGACCAGGTGGCGATCGTCGACGTGGACACCGGCGAGCCGTGCCCACCCGGAGTGGTCGGCGAGTTGGTGAACCCGACCGGCGCGGGCTGGTTCCGCGGCTACTACAACGATCCCGAAGCCGAAGCCGACCGCATGACCGGCGGCGTCTACCACACCGGCGATCTGGCCTACCTCGACGAGAACGGCTACGCGCACTTCGCCGGGCGTCTGGGCGACTGGATGCGGGTCGACGGCGAGAATCTGGGAACCGCGCCGATCGAACGAATCTTGCTGCGCCACCCCGACGTTGCCGAAGTCGCGGTGTACCCGATCCCCGACCCCGACGTGGGCGATCAGGTGATGGCCGCGCTGGTGCTGACTGCGGGCAAGCCGTTCGACATCGACAGCTTCGGGAAGTTTCTTCATGAGCAGCCCGATCTGGGACCCAAGCAGTGGCCGTCGTATGTGCGGGTCGGCACCGGGCTGCCACGTACCGAGACGTTCAAGGTGATCAAGCGACAGTTGTCGGCCGAGGGCACCGAGTGTGCCGACCCGGTCTGGTCGATCCCCCGCTAG
- a CDS encoding NAD-dependent epimerase/dehydratase family protein, translating into MHIAVTGGTGYLGAHTVRGLLAAGHRIRLLVAPGCGDDEVIGHLAELGEMSVLQGDIRDSGTVGDLLSGCDALIHAAGIVGTDRRREQLMWEINAHATEAVLNRAVEAGLDPIVSVSSYSSLFPPPNGVISADTPPASGRSPYAQTKAYADRAARRLQDAGAPVVVTYPSSVVGPAYFTAAGVTERGWAPIAKAGLAPRMTGGMQMIDVRDVALVHERLMVPGRGPKRYVCGGVMVSFNEMIDVLEQGTGRKVRRIPLPGSLFRGIGWCSDLLGGVLPLGDGISHEAALLLTAATPTDDRSTLADLGIEAWRSPQDAMLASFGR; encoded by the coding sequence ATGCACATCGCAGTGACCGGGGGCACCGGCTATCTCGGAGCCCACACCGTCCGGGGCTTGCTGGCCGCGGGCCATCGAATCCGCCTGCTGGTCGCGCCGGGTTGCGGTGACGACGAGGTGATCGGCCACCTCGCCGAGCTCGGTGAGATGTCGGTGCTGCAAGGCGACATCCGGGACAGCGGCACCGTAGGGGACCTGCTGTCGGGGTGCGACGCCCTGATCCACGCCGCGGGCATCGTCGGCACCGATCGCCGGCGCGAGCAGCTGATGTGGGAGATCAACGCGCACGCGACAGAGGCCGTGCTGAACCGTGCCGTCGAGGCCGGGCTCGATCCCATCGTCTCGGTCAGCAGCTACAGCTCACTGTTCCCGCCACCGAACGGGGTGATCTCCGCCGACACCCCGCCGGCGTCGGGCCGCAGCCCCTACGCCCAGACCAAGGCCTATGCCGATCGGGCGGCCCGACGACTGCAGGACGCCGGGGCCCCGGTGGTGGTCACCTACCCGTCGAGCGTGGTGGGTCCGGCCTACTTCACCGCCGCCGGGGTCACCGAGCGCGGCTGGGCACCGATCGCCAAGGCCGGTCTGGCGCCCCGGATGACCGGCGGCATGCAGATGATCGACGTGCGCGACGTCGCGCTGGTGCACGAGCGGCTGATGGTGCCCGGGCGCGGACCCAAGCGCTACGTCTGCGGCGGCGTGATGGTGTCGTTCAACGAGATGATCGATGTTCTCGAACAGGGAACCGGGCGCAAGGTCCGCCGAATCCCTTTGCCGGGGAGCCTTTTCCGGGGCATCGGCTGGTGCTCGGATCTGCTCGGCGGGGTGCTTCCGCTCGGTGACGGGATCAGCCACGAGGCCGCACTGCTGCTCACCGCCGCCACCCCCACCGACGACAGGAGCACGCTGGCCGATCTGGGCATCGAAGCATGGCGTTCGCCGCAGGACGCGATGCTCGCCTCATTCGGCAGGTGA
- a CDS encoding TetR/AcrR family transcriptional regulator encodes MAGRPRDTSIDERVLAATRELLVEVGWDDLSVRLVAARSGVGRSSLNRRWSSKAELVLHAILGESPDMSPFSGTDLAGWIDWVVCGSHQLFSRPDVSEAVPGLLLALRENAAMRKALWDGFSGPAIEMFAARGYGTESDAKAVLSMAAGAALFTTTVATDDDSPELQQRLVRLLSQALGVSPAE; translated from the coding sequence ATGGCCGGGCGACCACGCGACACGTCGATCGACGAGCGGGTGCTCGCGGCCACGCGTGAGCTGCTGGTCGAGGTGGGCTGGGACGACCTGAGCGTTCGGTTGGTCGCGGCGCGTTCCGGGGTGGGCAGGTCCAGTCTGAACCGGCGGTGGTCGTCGAAGGCCGAGCTGGTGCTGCACGCGATACTCGGCGAATCACCCGACATGTCACCGTTTTCCGGCACCGACCTGGCCGGCTGGATCGACTGGGTGGTGTGCGGCAGCCATCAGCTGTTCAGCCGTCCCGATGTGAGTGAGGCGGTGCCCGGATTGCTGCTGGCACTGCGCGAGAACGCCGCGATGCGTAAAGCGCTGTGGGACGGGTTCAGCGGGCCGGCGATCGAGATGTTCGCGGCCAGAGGCTACGGGACGGAATCGGACGCGAAGGCTGTGCTGTCGATGGCGGCCGGGGCGGCGCTGTTCACCACCACGGTGGCGACCGACGACGATTCGCCCGAACTGCAGCAGCGGCTGGTGCGGCTGCTCAGCCAGGCCCTGGGTGTGTCACCTGCCGAATGA
- a CDS encoding helix-turn-helix domain-containing protein, whose protein sequence is MGYREHRPPPRLGELVECRWVRTGPAEPGRILPDGCMDLIQMGGRIVVAGPDTTAFIAAGGRDPVQGLRFRPGALPRLLGVPASELRNTRVDLNELRRIDRGGSLEELAETLASERPRTETAPWPLPALRDVTRRLAAGESVSATARHAGWSNRTMQRQCAAVYGYGPATLRRILRFRRAVGLIGTGLSAGAVAAQAGYADQPHLHREVRALAGVPWRQLRQLPDAANRSTEVPSGSSTVA, encoded by the coding sequence GTGGGCTACCGCGAACACCGTCCGCCGCCACGCCTCGGCGAGCTCGTGGAGTGCCGGTGGGTCCGCACCGGCCCGGCAGAACCCGGCCGGATACTGCCCGACGGCTGCATGGACCTGATCCAGATGGGCGGCCGGATCGTCGTGGCCGGCCCCGACACCACGGCATTCATCGCCGCGGGCGGCCGCGATCCGGTGCAGGGGTTGCGGTTTCGGCCCGGAGCCCTGCCGCGCCTGCTCGGCGTCCCCGCCTCTGAACTCCGCAACACCCGGGTCGACCTGAATGAACTGCGCCGGATCGACCGGGGCGGCTCACTCGAAGAGCTTGCCGAAACGCTCGCGTCGGAACGGCCACGCACCGAGACCGCACCCTGGCCGCTGCCGGCACTGCGCGACGTCACGCGCCGGCTGGCCGCCGGCGAATCCGTCTCCGCGACAGCGCGCCATGCCGGCTGGTCGAACCGGACCATGCAGCGGCAGTGCGCGGCGGTCTACGGATACGGGCCGGCGACGTTGCGCCGCATCCTCCGGTTCCGCCGCGCGGTCGGGCTGATCGGCACCGGCCTGAGCGCAGGCGCGGTCGCGGCACAGGCCGGCTATGCCGACCAGCCCCACCTGCACCGCGAGGTCCGCGCCCTGGCCGGGGTGCCATGGCGTCAGCTCCGTCAGCTTCCCGATGCCGCGAACAGGTCCACCGAGGTCCCGTCGGGATCTTCGACGGTGGCATAA
- a CDS encoding VOC family protein → MALNLNSAVIEIVTRDLPRSLDFYRLLGLPVPRPDGPHVEVALPGGNRLAFDTEEVIAGMHPGWAPPTGAGRVALAFGLDAPADVDALYERLTAAGHPGTLKPFDAPWGQRYATVEDPDGTSVDLFAASGS, encoded by the coding sequence ATGGCCTTGAACCTGAACTCGGCGGTCATCGAGATCGTCACGAGAGACCTGCCCCGATCCCTGGACTTCTATCGGCTGCTCGGCCTGCCGGTTCCCCGGCCCGACGGGCCGCACGTCGAGGTGGCGTTGCCGGGCGGAAACCGCCTCGCGTTCGACACGGAGGAGGTGATCGCCGGAATGCACCCCGGCTGGGCGCCCCCGACGGGAGCCGGACGGGTGGCGCTGGCCTTCGGGCTCGACGCGCCCGCCGACGTCGACGCGCTCTATGAGCGGCTCACCGCCGCCGGGCACCCGGGAACGCTCAAGCCGTTCGACGCGCCATGGGGACAGCGTTATGCCACCGTCGAAGATCCCGACGGGACCTCGGTGGACCTGTTCGCGGCATCGGGAAGCTGA
- a CDS encoding succinic semialdehyde dehydrogenase encodes MPAPSAADFARLRALVAIDDVEARQSKPIDEVFTGKELTTIPVGTAADVTAAFAKARAAQAEWAKRPVKERAAIIKQFGALLAKNRDFLMDVAQAETGKARSAAQEEIVDMILNAGYYAREAARLLSPKRVQGLLPGFVKTVVNHHPKGVIGVISPWNYPMTLSISDSIPALLAGNAVVVKPDSQTPYCTLANAELLYQAGLPRDLFAVVPGPGSVVGTAIVENCDYMMFTGSTATGRTLAEQCGRRLIGFSAELGGKNPMIVTKGANLKVAAKAATRACFSNAGQLCISIERIYVERDVADEFTAKFAEEVRNMNLSAAYDFTADMGSLISEDQIKTVSGHVDDAKAKGAKVVAGGNARPDIGPLFYEPTVLTGVTDEMECARNETFGPLVSIYPVDSVAEAIEKANDTEYGLNASVWAGSKSEGEAIAAQVNSGTVNVDEGYALAFGSTAAPMGGMKASGVGRRHGADGILKYTESQTVSTARVINLDPPLGISQTFWQKALTPMIRAVQKLPGR; translated from the coding sequence ATGCCCGCTCCGTCCGCCGCCGACTTCGCCCGCCTGCGCGCGCTCGTCGCCATCGACGATGTCGAAGCCCGGCAATCCAAGCCGATCGACGAGGTCTTCACCGGCAAGGAGCTGACCACCATCCCGGTCGGCACCGCCGCGGATGTGACGGCCGCCTTCGCCAAGGCCCGCGCCGCGCAAGCAGAGTGGGCCAAGCGCCCGGTCAAGGAGCGCGCCGCCATCATCAAGCAGTTCGGCGCCCTGCTGGCCAAGAATCGCGACTTCCTGATGGATGTGGCCCAGGCCGAAACGGGCAAGGCCCGCTCGGCCGCGCAGGAAGAGATCGTCGACATGATCCTGAACGCGGGCTACTACGCGCGCGAGGCGGCCCGGCTACTCTCCCCGAAGCGGGTGCAGGGTCTGCTCCCGGGATTCGTCAAGACCGTGGTCAACCACCACCCCAAGGGCGTCATCGGCGTCATCTCGCCATGGAATTACCCGATGACCCTGTCGATCTCGGACTCCATCCCCGCCCTGCTCGCCGGCAATGCCGTGGTGGTCAAGCCTGACAGCCAGACCCCGTACTGCACGCTGGCCAATGCCGAACTGCTGTATCAGGCCGGGCTGCCGCGGGATCTGTTCGCGGTCGTGCCCGGGCCGGGTTCGGTGGTCGGCACCGCGATCGTCGAGAACTGCGACTACATGATGTTCACCGGTTCGACGGCCACCGGGCGGACGCTCGCCGAGCAGTGCGGCCGCCGGTTGATCGGCTTCTCCGCCGAACTCGGCGGCAAGAACCCCATGATCGTCACCAAGGGCGCCAATTTGAAGGTGGCCGCCAAGGCCGCCACCCGCGCCTGCTTCTCCAATGCCGGTCAGCTGTGCATCTCGATCGAGCGGATCTACGTCGAGCGCGACGTCGCCGACGAGTTCACCGCCAAGTTCGCCGAGGAGGTCCGCAACATGAACCTGTCGGCGGCCTACGACTTCACCGCCGACATGGGCAGCCTGATCTCCGAAGATCAGATCAAGACGGTGTCCGGTCACGTCGACGATGCAAAGGCCAAGGGCGCCAAGGTGGTTGCCGGTGGTAATGCGCGCCCCGACATCGGCCCGTTGTTCTACGAGCCCACGGTGCTGACCGGTGTCACCGACGAGATGGAATGCGCGCGCAACGAAACCTTCGGCCCGCTGGTGTCGATCTACCCGGTCGATTCCGTCGCCGAGGCGATCGAGAAGGCCAACGACACCGAGTACGGCCTCAACGCCAGCGTGTGGGCCGGATCGAAGTCCGAGGGCGAGGCGATCGCGGCCCAGGTCAATTCGGGCACGGTCAATGTCGACGAGGGCTATGCCCTGGCGTTCGGCAGCACCGCCGCCCCGATGGGCGGTATGAAAGCCTCCGGTGTCGGACGCCGCCACGGCGCCGACGGCATCCTCAAGTACACCGAGTCGCAGACCGTCTCCACCGCGCGGGTGATCAATCTCGATCCGCCGCTGGGAATCTCGCAGACGTTCTGGCAGAAGGCGCTCACGCCGATGATCCGGGCCGTGCAGAAGCTGCCCGGCCGCTAA
- a CDS encoding agmatine deiminase family protein — protein sequence MPDEGYPHKRTWMAFGASEAIWGAALLPEVRRNLATIARTIAQFEPVTMLVRAEDHDLAREIVGPTVELVEAPLDDLWMRDTGPVFVQINIDAIAAGGGGIHCATQQEPVQY from the coding sequence ATGCCCGACGAAGGCTACCCGCACAAACGGACCTGGATGGCTTTCGGTGCCAGCGAGGCGATCTGGGGTGCTGCGCTGCTGCCGGAAGTGCGCCGGAACCTCGCGACGATCGCCCGGACGATCGCGCAGTTCGAGCCCGTCACGATGTTGGTCCGCGCCGAGGACCACGATCTGGCACGGGAAATCGTGGGGCCCACTGTGGAATTGGTGGAGGCACCGCTCGACGATCTGTGGATGCGCGACACCGGGCCGGTGTTCGTGCAGATCAACATCGACGCCATCGCCGCCGGCGGTGGAGGCATCCACTGCGCCACCCAACAGGAACCTGTCCAGTACTAG
- a CDS encoding NAD(P)H-dependent flavin oxidoreductase, whose translation MKTDLCERFGIEYPIFVFTPSEKVAAAVTRAGGLGVLGCVRFNDPDELENVLSWMDANTDGKPYGVDVVMPNKIPTEGSAVDIDKLIPQAHRDFVAKTLADLGVPPLPAEGEHNTGVLGWLHSVARSHVEVALRHPIKLIANALGSPPNDVIEQVHEAGVPVAALAGSAKHALSHVANGVDIVIAQGHEAGGHTGEIGSVVLWPEIVDAVDGKAAVLAAGGIGSGRQVAAALALGAQGVWMGSAFLTAAEYDLGVRRESGASVIQEALLNATSADTVRRKIYSGKPARILKSRWTDAWDAPDAPEALPMPLQNILVGEAHQRMSLSDDPTAVAMPVGQIVGRMNEIRPAADIIGELVSGFEAATKRLDGIAES comes from the coding sequence ATGAAGACTGATCTCTGCGAGAGATTCGGGATCGAATACCCGATCTTCGTATTCACCCCGTCGGAGAAGGTGGCCGCCGCGGTCACCCGGGCCGGCGGTCTGGGTGTGCTGGGCTGCGTGCGGTTCAACGATCCCGACGAGCTGGAAAACGTGCTGTCCTGGATGGACGCCAACACCGACGGTAAGCCGTACGGCGTCGACGTGGTGATGCCCAACAAGATCCCCACCGAGGGCAGCGCAGTCGACATCGACAAGCTGATTCCGCAGGCTCACCGGGACTTCGTCGCGAAAACCCTTGCCGATCTCGGCGTTCCGCCGCTCCCGGCGGAGGGCGAGCACAACACAGGTGTGCTGGGCTGGCTGCACTCGGTGGCGCGAAGCCATGTCGAGGTGGCGTTGCGCCATCCGATCAAGCTGATCGCCAACGCGCTGGGGTCCCCGCCCAATGACGTCATCGAGCAGGTTCACGAGGCAGGTGTGCCGGTGGCCGCGCTGGCCGGCAGCGCGAAGCATGCGCTCAGCCACGTAGCCAACGGGGTGGACATCGTGATCGCCCAGGGGCATGAGGCCGGCGGGCACACCGGTGAGATCGGCTCGGTGGTGTTGTGGCCGGAAATCGTCGACGCTGTCGACGGCAAGGCCGCGGTGCTTGCTGCCGGCGGTATCGGCAGCGGCCGACAGGTGGCGGCGGCCCTGGCGCTCGGTGCTCAGGGTGTCTGGATGGGATCGGCATTCCTCACCGCGGCCGAATACGACCTGGGCGTGCGTCGCGAGTCGGGTGCCTCGGTGATCCAGGAGGCATTGCTGAACGCCACCTCCGCCGACACCGTGCGCCGGAAGATCTACTCCGGCAAGCCCGCCCGGATCTTGAAGAGCCGCTGGACCGACGCCTGGGACGCACCGGACGCCCCCGAAGCGCTGCCGATGCCGCTGCAGAACATTCTGGTCGGCGAGGCGCATCAGCGGATGAGCCTTTCTGATGACCCGACCGCGGTCGCGATGCCGGTCGGCCAGATCGTCGGCCGGATGAACGAGATCCGCCCCGCCGCCGACATCATCGGTGAGCTGGTGAGCGGTTTCGAGGCGGCCACCAAGCGTCTCGACGGTATCGCCGAGAGCTGA